The following are from one region of the Melaminivora suipulveris genome:
- a CDS encoding sigma-54-dependent transcriptional regulator, with amino-acid sequence MTASTASILVVDDEPDLRTLYELTLLREGYRVETAASVAEAREQLAQHSFDAVITDMRLPDGFGMDVLTLLRDEQRPERCVVMTAYGSAENAVEALRTGAFDYLTKPVDLKQFRAVVASAVQGVGGVPTPQRAGRAGSARTGTEASNAALQRLIGESAAMRAVKERIAKVARSMAPVLVRGESGTGKELVARALHASSQRAGGPLVAVNCGAIPENLLEAEFFGARKGSYTGATQDREGYFQAARGGTLFLDEIGDLPLAMQSKLLRAIQERSVRPLGSTQEEAVDVRIVSATHRDLAADVQAGRFRQDLYYRLNVIELLIPPLRERREDLPALCAHLLARIAQESGAPVAQLSGQALAQLARHPLSGNVRELENLLHRAVALGEGAQLDLDAAAPLAAAAQTPPAPAAPAAAAPATPTPLPSDLQGWLDQQEREILIRALHACGYNRTATATRLGISLRQIRYRIDRLNIPLPQGGEAADDTPES; translated from the coding sequence ATGACTGCCTCCACCGCCTCCATCCTCGTGGTCGACGACGAGCCCGACCTGCGCACCCTCTACGAATTGACACTGCTGCGCGAGGGCTATCGCGTGGAAACCGCCGCCAGCGTCGCCGAGGCGCGCGAGCAGCTCGCGCAGCACAGCTTCGACGCCGTCATCACCGACATGCGTCTGCCCGACGGCTTCGGCATGGACGTGCTCACGCTGCTGCGCGACGAGCAGCGGCCCGAGCGCTGTGTGGTCATGACGGCCTACGGCTCGGCCGAGAACGCTGTCGAGGCGCTGCGCACCGGCGCCTTCGACTACCTGACCAAGCCCGTCGATCTCAAGCAATTTCGCGCCGTCGTTGCCTCCGCCGTGCAGGGGGTCGGCGGCGTGCCGACGCCGCAGCGCGCCGGGCGTGCGGGCTCCGCGCGCACGGGGACGGAGGCGTCCAACGCGGCGCTGCAGCGCCTGATTGGCGAGTCCGCTGCCATGCGCGCCGTCAAGGAGCGCATCGCCAAAGTGGCGCGCAGCATGGCGCCGGTGCTGGTGCGCGGCGAATCGGGCACCGGCAAGGAACTGGTGGCGCGCGCGTTGCACGCCAGCAGCCAGCGCGCCGGCGGGCCGCTGGTGGCGGTGAACTGCGGTGCCATCCCCGAGAACCTGCTGGAGGCCGAGTTCTTCGGCGCGCGCAAGGGCTCCTACACCGGCGCCACGCAGGACCGCGAGGGCTACTTCCAGGCAGCGCGCGGCGGCACGCTGTTCCTGGACGAGATCGGCGACCTGCCGCTGGCCATGCAGTCCAAGCTGCTGCGCGCCATCCAGGAGCGCAGCGTACGCCCGCTGGGCTCCACGCAGGAGGAGGCGGTGGACGTGCGCATCGTCAGCGCCACGCACCGCGACCTGGCGGCCGACGTGCAGGCTGGGCGCTTCCGCCAGGACCTGTACTACCGGCTGAACGTGATCGAGCTCCTGATCCCGCCGCTGCGCGAGCGGCGCGAGGACCTGCCCGCGCTGTGCGCCCATCTGCTCGCGCGCATCGCGCAGGAAAGCGGCGCGCCGGTGGCGCAGCTGTCCGGGCAGGCGCTGGCGCAGCTGGCGCGGCACCCTTTGAGCGGCAACGTGCGCGAGCTGGAGAACCTGCTGCACCGCGCCGTGGCCCTGGGCGAGGGCGCGCAGCTCGACCTGGACGCCGCCGCGCCGCTGGCCGCCGCTGCGCAAACTCCACCCGCGCCTGCCGCCCCCGCCGCAGCGGCGCCGGCCACGCCCACGCCCCTGCCCAGCGACCTGCAGGGCTGGCTGGACCAGCAGGAGCGCGAGATCCTGATCCGCGCCCTGCACGCCTGCGGCTACAACCGCACGGCCACGGCCACGCGCCTGGGCATCAGTCTGCGTCAGATCCGCTACCGCATCGACCGGCTGAACATCCCCCTGCCCCAGGGCGGCGAGGCGGCGGATGACACGCCGGAGTCCTGA
- a CDS encoding sensor histidine kinase — protein MAERAAGTPGSPSFLRLWQGFLTARVMVALALLVLLVLGNAVGQASQPGQPLLLACAAAYFLAAVLLRIFGAGAPPPPQPGLHWLPSIGVDVLLIGVLQALQPSGAMNFTPLFGLPLLLASVLGTLTLALGTAAGATLMLLAWAMWPGAGDGATQYLQAALTGTGYFLVAYLAHQLAARLTSEQRVAHLSQVDARTQRAVSALVMQHVDDGVLVLDSAGTVRLANPAALLLLEQEAAAGVPFTLSVRGAWAPVLHLVRETFALQVPQTLDVNIAHEGQSPMALRVRCWPTHTRAAAREADDEPLCVMFLHDLREMQARLRTEKLAAMGRMSAAVAHEIRNPLAAISQAGQLLDEDLTDPGHRRLTALVRQNVERLVRITEDVLDIARVQQVSDRPPAAAVPLDTAVRQIWLDWQAHDPARRRATLALNAPRMSVVFDAEHLRRVLTNLLDNALRYMGPHDDSLCLSTRITPAGRAGLQVWSDGAPLDKSVERHLFEPFFSSESRSSGLGLYICRELCQRHGASIGYQRGTRRLARGEVPGNAFSVLFRSAGPADAAAPFDTMQP, from the coding sequence ATGGCTGAGCGCGCCGCGGGCACGCCGGGCAGCCCGTCCTTCCTGCGGCTATGGCAGGGCTTTTTGACGGCGCGCGTCATGGTGGCGCTGGCGCTGCTGGTGCTTCTGGTGCTGGGCAATGCCGTTGGTCAGGCGAGCCAACCGGGCCAACCGCTGCTGCTGGCCTGCGCCGCAGCCTATTTTCTCGCAGCGGTGCTGCTGCGCATCTTTGGCGCCGGCGCGCCGCCGCCGCCGCAACCGGGCCTGCACTGGCTGCCGTCGATCGGCGTCGACGTGCTGCTGATCGGCGTGCTGCAGGCGCTGCAGCCGTCGGGGGCGATGAACTTCACGCCGCTGTTCGGGCTGCCGCTGCTGCTGGCCTCGGTACTGGGCACGCTGACCCTGGCGCTGGGCACGGCCGCCGGCGCCACGCTGATGTTGCTGGCCTGGGCCATGTGGCCGGGCGCGGGCGACGGCGCGACGCAATACCTGCAGGCCGCACTGACGGGGACAGGCTACTTCCTCGTGGCCTATCTGGCGCATCAGCTTGCCGCCCGCCTGACCAGCGAGCAGAGGGTCGCGCACCTCAGTCAGGTGGACGCGCGCACGCAGCGGGCCGTGAGTGCACTCGTCATGCAGCACGTGGACGATGGCGTGCTGGTGCTGGACAGCGCCGGCACGGTGCGGCTGGCCAATCCGGCAGCGCTGCTGCTGCTGGAGCAGGAGGCTGCCGCTGGCGTGCCCTTCACGTTGTCCGTGCGTGGCGCCTGGGCACCCGTCTTGCATCTGGTCCGCGAGACCTTTGCGCTGCAGGTGCCGCAGACGCTGGACGTGAACATCGCCCACGAAGGCCAGTCGCCCATGGCGCTGCGCGTGCGTTGCTGGCCCACGCACACCCGCGCCGCCGCCCGCGAGGCCGACGACGAGCCGCTGTGCGTGATGTTCCTGCACGACCTGCGCGAGATGCAGGCGCGCCTGCGCACCGAAAAACTCGCCGCCATGGGCCGCATGTCGGCCGCCGTGGCGCACGAGATCCGCAATCCGCTGGCGGCCATCTCGCAGGCCGGCCAGCTGCTGGACGAGGACCTGACCGATCCCGGCCACCGGCGCCTGACGGCCCTGGTGCGCCAGAACGTCGAGCGCCTGGTACGCATCACCGAGGACGTGCTGGACATCGCCCGCGTGCAGCAGGTCAGCGACCGCCCGCCGGCGGCCGCCGTGCCGCTGGACACGGCGGTGCGCCAGATCTGGCTGGACTGGCAGGCCCACGATCCGGCGCGCCGGCGGGCCACGCTGGCGCTGAACGCGCCGCGGATGAGCGTCGTGTTCGACGCCGAGCACCTGCGCCGCGTGCTGACCAACCTGCTGGACAACGCGCTGCGCTACATGGGCCCGCACGACGATTCGCTGTGCCTGTCCACGCGCATCACGCCCGCCGGGCGCGCCGGGCTGCAGGTCTGGAGCGACGGCGCGCCGCTGGACAAGAGCGTCGAGCGGCACCTGTTCGAGCCGTTTTTTTCCTCAGAGAGCCGCTCCAGCGGCCTGGGCCTGTACATCTGCCGCGAGCTGTGCCAGCGCCATGGCGCCAGCATCGGCTACCAGCGTGGCACCCGCCGGCTGGCGCGCGGCGAGGTGCCCGGCAACGCCTTCAGCGTGCTGTTTCGCAGCGCCGGTCCGGCGGACGCGGCAGCACCGTTTGACACAATGCAGCCTTGA
- a CDS encoding cytochrome C assembly family protein: MILPGAPVTGWLLAASAALAYALGAAAAARLGDGRGLWAMLPAWVLHAAALAHGLMGAAPHFGFAPALSMTAWLVLTTYAVEHQLFPQMRARAALGALGAVAVLLAALFPGRALHVSASPWLALHLTLGIACYGLFAAAVIHAWLMGRAERQMRQATESSVSLPLLTLERLTFRFVGAGFILLSATLVAGWLFGEVLYGRAWRWDHKAVFSLLAWLTFAVLLLGRARFGWRGRRAVRVLYAGAGLLLLAYAGSRFVMEVVLERAG; the protein is encoded by the coding sequence ATGATTTTACCCGGCGCCCCTGTCACCGGCTGGCTGCTGGCCGCCAGCGCCGCGCTGGCCTACGCGCTGGGCGCGGCGGCGGCGGCGCGCCTCGGCGACGGGCGCGGCCTGTGGGCCATGCTGCCTGCCTGGGTGCTGCACGCCGCGGCCCTGGCGCACGGGCTGATGGGGGCGGCGCCGCACTTCGGCTTCGCGCCGGCCCTGTCCATGACCGCCTGGCTGGTGCTGACCACCTATGCCGTGGAGCACCAGCTGTTTCCCCAGATGCGCGCGCGCGCCGCGCTCGGCGCCCTGGGCGCTGTGGCCGTGCTGCTGGCGGCGTTGTTCCCCGGCCGGGCGCTGCACGTGTCGGCCTCACCCTGGCTGGCGCTGCACCTGACGCTGGGCATCGCCTGCTACGGCCTGTTCGCCGCCGCCGTGATCCACGCCTGGCTGATGGGCCGCGCCGAGCGCCAGATGCGCCAGGCCACCGAGTCCTCCGTCAGCCTGCCGTTGCTGACGCTGGAGCGTCTCACCTTCCGCTTCGTCGGCGCCGGCTTCATCCTGCTGTCGGCCACCCTGGTGGCGGGCTGGCTGTTTGGCGAGGTGCTGTACGGCCGTGCCTGGCGCTGGGACCACAAGGCGGTGTTCTCGCTGCTGGCCTGGCTCACCTTTGCCGTGCTGCTGCTGGGCCGTGCCCGCTTTGGCTGGCGCGGGCGGCGCGCCGTGCGCGTGCTCTATGCCGGCGCGGGGCTGCTGCTGCTGGCCTACGCCGGCTCGCGCTTCGTGATGGAAGTGGTGCTGGAGCGCGCGGGATGA
- a CDS encoding PP0621 family protein yields the protein MMKYLVLAAVIAVVWALWRSGQRRPPPAAPRAGKRQPDAPEAMVRCARCGVHLPQSQALLEDGRSYCCDAHRRDG from the coding sequence ATGATGAAGTACCTGGTTCTGGCGGCGGTGATCGCCGTGGTCTGGGCGCTGTGGCGCAGCGGCCAGCGCCGCCCGCCCCCGGCCGCGCCGCGCGCGGGCAAGCGCCAGCCCGATGCGCCCGAAGCCATGGTGCGCTGCGCACGCTGCGGCGTACATCTGCCGCAATCGCAGGCGCTGCTGGAGGACGGGCGCAGCTACTGCTGCGATGCGCATCGGCGCGATGGCTGA